A DNA window from Phragmites australis chromosome 11, lpPhrAust1.1, whole genome shotgun sequence contains the following coding sequences:
- the LOC133885825 gene encoding acyl carrier protein 2, mitochondrial-like codes for MARRITVCISPYQHKLSFPTPLAAAHLFRSIERGKMAMAAARRALLTHIRVPVARPAAAAAGTVPVARRLLSSMTEETKGSFLDKGEVADRVVSVVKNFQKVEPAKVTSTAHFQKDLGLDSLDTVEVVMAFEEEFGFEIPDNEAEKIDSIKTAVDFIASHPQAK; via the exons ATGGCCCGACGGATCACGGTTTGTATCAGCCCGTACCAGCACAAGCTTTCCTTCCCCACCCCACTCGCCGCCGCGCACCTGTTCCGATCGATCGAGAGAGGAAaaatggcgatggcggcggcgaggagagcCCTCCTGACCCACATCCGCGTGCCGGTGGCGCGtcccgcggcggcggcagcggggaCCGTGCCCGTCGCCCGGCGGCTCTTGTCGTCCATGACGGAGGAGACGAAGGGGTCGTTCCTCGACAAGGGCGAGGTCGCCGACCGCGTCGTCTCCGTCGTCAAGAACTTCCAGAAGGTTGAGCCTGCAAAG GTAACGTCTACTGCACATTTCCAGAAGGACCTCGGACTTGATAGCTTGGACACTGTCGAGGTTGTGATGGCGTTTGAGGAAGAATTTGGCTTCGAGATCCCTGACAACGAGGCAGAGAAGATTGACTCCATCAAAACAGCGGTCGACTTCATCGCTTCGCATCCTCAAGCAAAATAA